One genomic segment of Terrihabitans soli includes these proteins:
- a CDS encoding glycosyltransferase family 2 protein codes for MASPPPASEPSARKVALSVVVPVYDCAGTLVPLHERLTQILKPLVKSYEIVFVDDRSQDASWSVMRRLAAEDATVVACRLSKNVGQHLAITAGLEQCCGARAVVIDGDLQDPPETIPALLAAAKDGEGADIVFARRVRPHYAGGPTFGARLREKLFELLSGHKIPDEPGAFSLLSRRAIDAFLKYRERDRHYLILLHELGFEAREVDYVRETRLLGRPSTPATEAFNRRLAAMAFSSPRLLYFIVYTGFFLATLGLVAAAVLAVLFFTDEAVPDFAFTVAAQFLTAGVITVSLGAIGLYIGRLFEAARERPLYFIQDRIDAAAQLRKKLDIPMPMAPPRRTAKR; via the coding sequence ATGGCCAGTCCGCCGCCCGCCTCCGAACCGTCTGCCCGCAAGGTCGCCCTTAGCGTGGTGGTGCCGGTTTACGACTGTGCGGGAACGCTCGTTCCGCTCCATGAGCGGCTGACGCAGATCTTAAAGCCGCTGGTCAAAAGCTATGAGATCGTCTTCGTCGACGACCGGTCGCAAGATGCGTCCTGGTCGGTCATGCGCCGGCTTGCGGCGGAAGACGCCACCGTCGTCGCCTGCCGCCTGTCGAAAAATGTCGGCCAGCATCTGGCGATTACCGCCGGCCTCGAACAATGCTGCGGCGCGCGCGCCGTCGTCATCGATGGCGACCTGCAGGACCCGCCCGAAACCATCCCGGCGCTTTTAGCCGCCGCCAAGGACGGCGAAGGGGCCGATATCGTCTTTGCCCGGCGCGTGCGGCCGCACTATGCTGGCGGACCGACCTTCGGGGCGCGACTGCGCGAAAAGCTCTTCGAGCTTTTGTCCGGCCATAAAATTCCGGATGAGCCCGGGGCTTTCAGCCTGTTGTCGCGGCGCGCCATCGATGCCTTCCTGAAATACCGCGAACGCGACCGGCACTATCTCATCCTCTTGCACGAACTGGGCTTTGAGGCGCGCGAGGTCGATTATGTGCGCGAAACCCGGCTTCTCGGGCGCCCCAGCACCCCGGCCACGGAGGCGTTCAACCGGCGGCTCGCGGCGATGGCGTTTTCCTCGCCACGCCTTCTCTACTTCATTGTCTATACGGGCTTTTTTCTTGCAACCCTCGGCCTTGTGGCGGCGGCGGTATTGGCGGTTCTGTTCTTTACGGACGAGGCGGTGCCGGACTTCGCCTTCACCGTTGCCGCCCAGTTCCTCACCGCTGGCGTCATTACCGTCAGCCTCGGCGCGATCGGTCTTTATATAGGCCGGCTGTTCGAGGCGGCCCGCGAAAGGCCGCTTTACTTCATCCAGGACCGTATCGATGCCGCGGCCCAGCTGCGGAAAAAGCTCGATATTCCCATGCCCATGGCGCCGCCCCGGCGTACGGCCAAGCGGTAA